Proteins encoded within one genomic window of Chitinophaga parva:
- a CDS encoding PepSY-associated TM helix domain-containing protein — MVKNIKRWLAWHRWTSLICTLFLFILCITGLPLIFGEELEKVFSREAPFPPMPAGTPLVSFDKVVAQAFQRYPHDVINFMYPDDDYPQLVVSMLPDHASPPKLAHNLYFDARTGILRRDEPPLTKQPPDFMRTMLALHRDMFMGLNGELFLGLMGLLFVISLVTGAVLYGPYMKKLEFGTVRRDRNRRFKWLDLHNLLGIASLVWLVVVGATGVMNELATPLFGLFGQTEVKQMLAPYAGKPPIPRDSLYSTEAAYEHVKAALPGMEATSVVFPGNPYGSAYHYLVWTKGTSNVTSRLFTPVLVDARTGNITHIIDLPWYLRALEMSRPLHFGDYGGMPLKVIWALFDVVCIIVLASGVYLWFARRKTQEAYFSQIEANMING; from the coding sequence ATGGTAAAGAACATTAAACGCTGGCTGGCGTGGCACCGCTGGACCAGTTTGATCTGCACCCTGTTCCTGTTCATACTCTGCATTACAGGGCTGCCGCTCATCTTCGGGGAAGAGCTGGAAAAGGTCTTCAGCAGGGAAGCACCTTTTCCGCCCATGCCGGCCGGTACACCCCTGGTGAGTTTTGACAAGGTAGTAGCGCAGGCCTTCCAGCGCTATCCCCATGATGTCATTAATTTTATGTATCCGGACGATGATTATCCGCAACTCGTGGTAAGCATGTTACCTGATCATGCATCGCCCCCCAAACTCGCGCACAACCTTTATTTTGATGCCCGTACCGGCATCCTGCGCAGGGATGAGCCACCGCTGACCAAACAGCCGCCGGACTTTATGCGCACCATGCTGGCGCTTCACCGGGATATGTTCATGGGACTGAATGGTGAGCTATTCCTTGGCCTTATGGGCCTGTTGTTCGTGATCTCCCTGGTCACCGGCGCAGTATTGTACGGCCCTTACATGAAGAAGCTGGAATTTGGCACCGTGCGCCGCGACCGTAACCGCCGTTTCAAATGGCTGGACCTTCACAACCTGCTGGGCATCGCTTCGCTGGTATGGCTGGTGGTCGTGGGCGCCACCGGTGTGATGAACGAACTGGCCACCCCTCTTTTCGGCCTGTTTGGACAAACAGAAGTAAAACAAATGCTGGCGCCCTACGCAGGCAAACCGCCCATACCCAGGGACAGCCTGTACTCCACGGAGGCGGCGTATGAACATGTAAAAGCGGCCCTGCCCGGCATGGAGGCCACCAGCGTGGTTTTCCCGGGCAACCCTTATGGCAGCGCCTATCACTACCTGGTGTGGACAAAAGGCACCAGCAATGTCACTTCCCGCCTGTTCACCCCTGTACTGGTGGATGCGCGCACCGGCAACATCACCCACATCATAGACCTGCCCTGGTACCTGCGGGCCCTGGAAATGTCGCGCCCACTGCATTTTGGCGACTATGGAGGTATGCCATTGAAAGTGATCTGGGCCTTATTTGATGTGGTGTGCATCATCGTACTGGCATCCGGCGTGTACCTCTGGTTTGCACGCCGCAAAACGCAGGAAGCCTATTTTTCTCAAATCGAAGCAAACATGATCAATGGCTAA
- a CDS encoding NAD(P)-dependent oxidoreductase, with amino-acid sequence MSTPVIGWIGLGKMGHPMAQHLVNAGYPVTVYNRSKDKETGFGNTATSPKETMAGADIIFLMVSDDAAIHDLVQGPEGLLAAGVSGKLVVNMSTVSPHISREVAASLHKQGNEYLDAPVSGSVKQAQDAALVIMVGGPAAAFEQAKPVLEKIGRLVMRVGDHGAGNTAKLAINSMLAYHAQGLAEAVLLARNNGIATADLLTLINNSALGNPFIKIKGQAILDNNYAPAFALKHIAKDLRLAKHLGLATPLGQAAFDSFQHAEATLGEEDIIAIIKQL; translated from the coding sequence ATGAGCACACCTGTAATAGGCTGGATAGGACTGGGCAAAATGGGCCATCCCATGGCACAGCACCTGGTAAACGCCGGCTACCCTGTAACGGTATACAACCGCAGCAAAGACAAGGAAACCGGGTTTGGGAATACCGCCACATCGCCCAAGGAAACCATGGCCGGCGCTGATATTATTTTCCTGATGGTATCGGACGATGCTGCTATCCACGACCTGGTGCAGGGCCCGGAAGGCCTGCTGGCAGCAGGTGTGAGCGGGAAGCTGGTGGTCAACATGAGCACCGTGTCGCCCCACATCAGCCGGGAGGTGGCCGCCAGCCTGCATAAGCAAGGCAATGAATACCTGGATGCGCCGGTATCCGGCAGTGTAAAACAGGCACAGGACGCCGCCCTGGTGATCATGGTGGGCGGACCGGCCGCCGCCTTTGAACAAGCCAAACCGGTGCTGGAAAAAATAGGGCGCCTGGTAATGCGGGTCGGGGATCATGGCGCCGGCAATACCGCCAAACTGGCCATCAACAGCATGCTGGCCTATCATGCGCAAGGCCTGGCAGAAGCGGTGTTACTGGCGCGCAACAATGGCATTGCCACGGCAGACCTGCTCACACTGATCAACAACTCCGCCCTGGGCAATCCTTTCATCAAAATAAAAGGACAAGCCATCCTGGATAACAATTATGCACCAGCCTTTGCGCTGAAGCATATTGCCAAAGACCTGCGCCTGGCCAAGCACCTGGGCCTGGCCACCCCATTGGGGCAGGCAGCCTTTGACAGCTTCCAGCATGCGGAGGCAACCCTGGGCGAAGAAGATATTATTGCCATTATAAAGCAACTGTAG
- a CDS encoding MarR family winged helix-turn-helix transcriptional regulator, whose translation MNITFELLEVIFYLSRNDGANQQEIADVLIKDKSGMTYLADNLVKRGMAMRQEDEQDRRNKRIFLTVAGKSLMDNLDPWLIERYEKATEEASVQRTLRKPLRWCSA comes from the coding sequence TTGAACATTACTTTCGAGCTGCTGGAGGTGATCTTTTACCTGTCCCGCAATGACGGGGCCAACCAGCAGGAAATTGCGGATGTCCTGATCAAAGACAAATCCGGCATGACCTACCTGGCAGACAACCTGGTGAAGCGCGGCATGGCGATGCGCCAGGAAGATGAACAGGACCGCCGCAACAAGCGGATATTCTTAACTGTAGCAGGAAAGTCGTTAATGGACAACCTGGATCCCTGGTTAATTGAACGGTATGAAAAAGCCACGGAAGAGGCATCCGTGCAGCGGACATTGAGAAAGCCATTGCGCTGGTGCAGCGCATGA
- a CDS encoding TonB-dependent siderophore receptor, whose product MKPFIPCALGLAITATSLPAQAQEQKRSITDTTHQLQEVQVITGYNKFAKKESNNVARLPLRNIENPQVYNVVPHEILTDQAIVTYNDVLKNVSGVSQGLVNGSNTFFLRGFLTSSLLRNDMQQQIGNSIEVQGIERIEVLKGPSATLFGSTLTSFGGLVNRITKKPYETFGGEISVTRGGFDLSRITADVNTPLNANKGLCLRTNLAYHDEGSFQDAGFTRRFLFAPSFMYKVSNRLTLLLDAEVYAQKANDFNRLFPQASLTLDNPRKLGIDYRRSYSSNDLYETKPSVTVYGQAKYKLSDQWTSTTAFSQTNATVDGYWSWNQIVRDSMVTRNPGHEHTIQGSTEVQQNFNGDFLLGNMRNRVVLGLDYLTTATRSAASTVNGFDNVLIHQKDPRYYELTPARLDAALAKVPLVPAWTGRDIYSAYISDVLNITPALSVMASIRVDHFVSRGTSTADTTYGRYHQTAPSPKLGLVYQVIRDRLSVFGNYMNGFQNNSPARQPNGQYTDFTPSHANQWEAGIKADLLAGRLTGTASYYQINVNDVIHTAFDGSGFSVQDGSQLSKGFEAEVIANPAAGLNIIAGYSHNDIYTRNQDATGQHDGLRQWNGPAETANLWISYHLRSTALKGLQLGIGGNYNGKAYITQTHTQGSFYIPEYTVLNASLGYERNAWRVVCKLDNLTNEVYWGSYISQMMPRRFSTTVAVKF is encoded by the coding sequence ATGAAACCATTCATTCCATGCGCCCTTGGCCTGGCCATTACGGCCACCAGCCTTCCTGCGCAGGCCCAGGAGCAAAAACGTTCCATAACAGACACCACCCATCAACTGCAGGAAGTGCAGGTCATTACGGGCTATAACAAGTTTGCAAAAAAAGAATCCAATAACGTGGCACGCCTGCCGCTCCGGAATATTGAGAACCCGCAGGTGTACAACGTGGTGCCGCATGAAATACTTACAGACCAGGCCATTGTAACTTACAATGATGTACTGAAAAATGTAAGCGGTGTAAGCCAGGGCCTCGTGAACGGGTCCAATACTTTTTTCCTGCGCGGTTTCCTTACTTCCAGCCTGCTGCGCAATGATATGCAACAGCAGATCGGCAACAGCATTGAAGTGCAGGGCATTGAAAGAATAGAAGTACTGAAAGGGCCTTCTGCCACCCTTTTTGGCAGCACCCTCACTTCTTTTGGCGGGCTGGTAAACCGCATCACCAAAAAGCCTTACGAAACCTTTGGTGGTGAGATCAGTGTAACCCGGGGCGGGTTTGACCTGAGCCGTATTACCGCCGATGTGAACACCCCGCTCAATGCAAACAAAGGCCTCTGCCTCCGCACTAACCTTGCCTACCACGATGAAGGCAGCTTCCAGGATGCCGGCTTCACCCGGCGTTTCCTGTTTGCCCCTTCTTTTATGTACAAGGTGAGCAACCGCCTCACTCTCCTCCTGGATGCGGAGGTGTATGCACAAAAGGCAAACGACTTCAACCGCCTCTTCCCCCAGGCCTCGCTCACACTGGACAACCCGCGCAAACTGGGCATTGACTACCGCCGCTCTTACAGCAGTAACGATCTCTATGAAACCAAACCTTCCGTAACGGTGTATGGCCAGGCCAAATACAAGCTGTCTGACCAATGGACCTCCACCACGGCCTTCTCCCAGACCAATGCAACGGTGGATGGCTACTGGAGCTGGAACCAGATCGTACGGGACAGCATGGTGACCCGCAATCCCGGCCATGAGCATACCATCCAGGGGTCCACGGAAGTACAGCAGAACTTCAATGGCGACTTCCTGCTGGGCAATATGCGCAACCGCGTGGTCCTGGGCCTGGACTACCTCACCACTGCCACCCGCAGCGCCGCATCCACGGTCAACGGGTTTGACAATGTGCTCATCCACCAGAAAGATCCCCGCTACTATGAGCTCACACCCGCCAGGCTGGACGCGGCTTTAGCCAAGGTGCCCCTCGTCCCTGCATGGACCGGCCGGGATATCTACAGCGCATATATTTCCGATGTGCTGAACATCACTCCCGCCCTGTCTGTGATGGCCAGCATCCGCGTGGACCACTTTGTATCCAGAGGCACCAGCACTGCAGATACTACTTACGGCCGTTACCATCAAACCGCACCTTCTCCTAAACTGGGCCTCGTGTACCAGGTGATCCGGGACAGGCTGTCCGTGTTTGGCAACTATATGAACGGCTTCCAGAACAATAGCCCCGCGCGCCAGCCCAATGGCCAGTACACGGACTTTACACCTTCCCATGCCAACCAGTGGGAAGCCGGCATCAAAGCGGATCTGCTGGCAGGCCGCCTTACCGGTACGGCCAGTTACTACCAGATCAATGTAAATGATGTGATCCACACCGCATTTGATGGCAGCGGGTTTTCCGTGCAGGACGGCAGCCAGCTGAGTAAAGGGTTTGAAGCAGAAGTGATTGCCAACCCCGCTGCAGGGCTCAACATCATTGCCGGCTATTCGCACAACGATATTTACACCAGGAACCAGGATGCCACCGGCCAGCACGATGGCCTGCGCCAGTGGAACGGCCCCGCAGAAACGGCCAATCTCTGGATCAGCTACCACCTGCGCAGCACCGCGCTGAAAGGCCTGCAACTGGGCATTGGCGGCAACTATAACGGTAAGGCATATATTACGCAGACCCACACGCAGGGCTCCTTCTACATCCCGGAATACACGGTGCTCAATGCATCCCTGGGTTATGAACGCAACGCGTGGCGGGTAGTTTGCAAACTGGATAACCTCACCAACGAAGTATACTGGGGCAGTTACATCAGCCAGATGATGCCCCGCCGCTTCAGCACCACGGTGGCCGTAAAATTTTAA
- a CDS encoding universal stress protein, translated as MKTLLIPVDFTATTDNAVTFGAAWAKRYEYERIILLKTFYDNVFDNIVVSAEYAPVNQEYRQQERRDAREKLDQLCHQLVTQAGPDVKVCTAQSEAPLLRAILELVQQEKPELIIIGSDDHDQVSGSTIAGSVISIAKTSPVRVLIVPASYRYRPVQTALVPYNYNALHHLSKLNALAVSPLWHHVNLMVLNIDPKGRYQEPDASFYETEAALRNYLHHYNFSLHYRNDRNIIQGIMAFTEDHDVQLIIAMPGKYSFLYSLTHKSISEGIYRNTRVPVLILK; from the coding sequence ATGAAAACGTTACTGATACCCGTTGACTTCACCGCTACCACGGACAATGCCGTGACCTTTGGCGCCGCCTGGGCCAAACGCTATGAGTACGAACGCATCATCCTGCTGAAAACTTTCTACGACAATGTGTTCGATAACATCGTGGTGTCTGCCGAATATGCGCCGGTAAACCAGGAATACCGCCAGCAGGAGCGGCGGGATGCCCGGGAAAAACTGGACCAGCTTTGCCACCAGCTGGTCACCCAGGCCGGCCCGGATGTAAAGGTGTGTACCGCCCAGAGCGAGGCCCCTTTGCTGCGCGCCATCCTGGAACTGGTGCAGCAAGAAAAACCGGAGCTTATTATCATCGGCAGCGACGATCATGACCAGGTAAGTGGCAGCACCATTGCCGGTAGTGTGATCAGCATTGCCAAAACCAGCCCGGTGCGCGTGCTGATAGTGCCGGCCAGCTACCGTTACCGCCCGGTGCAAACCGCCCTGGTGCCCTACAATTACAACGCCCTGCATCATCTCTCCAAACTCAATGCCCTGGCGGTTTCCCCATTGTGGCACCACGTAAACCTGATGGTGCTCAACATTGACCCCAAAGGCCGCTACCAGGAGCCGGATGCATCTTTCTACGAAACCGAAGCCGCTTTGCGTAATTACCTGCACCACTATAATTTTTCCCTGCATTACCGCAATGACCGGAATATTATCCAGGGCATCATGGCCTTTACGGAAGATCACGATGTGCAGCTCATCATTGCCATGCCGGGCAAGTACAGCTTCCTGTATTCATTGACCCACAAAAGCATCTCAGAAGGCATTTACCGCAACACGCGGGTGCCGGTGCTCATTCTTAAATAA
- a CDS encoding nitrate reductase, with amino-acid sequence MAGAVKTTCCYCGIGCGIVVQEDRNGQLKVEGDKDYPVNKGMLCSKGMNLHYTVMDSSDRLLYPEMRANRYQPRKRVSWDDALARTAAVFKTLIDKYGPDSVAFYASGQCLTEEYYVVNKLIKGFIGSNNIDTNSRLCMSSAVTGYKMSLGEDAVPVCYDDIELADCILVAGANPAWCHPILWRRVEAAKAANPQLQLIVSDPRITQSSALADVHLQVMPGTDIVLHHAIGRVLIEQGKADHDFIKQHTSGFAAYRETVMQRSIEEAAEICGVPAALIIKAAGMIGRARGFLSMWTMGLNQSVKGVHKNLSLINLHLITGQIGKPGAGPLSLTGQPNAMGGREVGGLSNLLPAHRSLENPAHRKVVQDFWGGGAIPEKPGLTATEMFEALESGQLKAIWIMCTNPLVSLPDAKRAEAALRNAKFVVVQEISHKPETLAYADVILPAAGWIEKEGTMTNAERRISYLDKLRPAPGEALPDAEIICRFAQKMGYPGFDYASPAEIYAEHCQLTKGTNIDISGLSYEVLKAQRSVQWPYTGSSTQRLFTDHRFYTPSTKAVIHSFPDENESEALSPDFPLILTTGRIRDQWHTMSKTGKVGKLKQHIPNAFLEIHPDDAAARNIAQDDLVVIENKRGSVRVKAQLTSNIKKGVVFLPMHWGKILNSDLQRANNLTSNLVDPLSKQPDFKYSAVAVSRYEKPFQRILIIGAGAAAHGFVHSYRARNKQDEIIIFSKENFPFYNRVMLPDYISGTQRWEQIVKMTEEEEGDMHVKLKKGVSITHIDREQQTITDDQGVVHPYDVLLLGMGSRPAMLKDTPPLKGIFTMRTRIDADRFRQHVDPAKGRVLIIGGGLLGIELAASLREVGVQATVLQRSSKLMDRQLDLLGSQLLHEALTDRGVEVIFNDEVALYQGAAAVESVRLKSGRLLECQAVVMSIGTVPNIELAQAAGLTCKRGVVVNDYLQTSDPNVYAMGEIAEFKGSLYGITAAAEQQADVIARYLAGDVSAVYNGTVGMNILKIHGFDLCSLGVIEPPKDAGYEEVIFTDRSQQYYKKCIVFQDKLVGAILIGDKSEFQEFKDLIQQQTELSEKRLSLLRSGKKTEPVQGKLVCSCGNVGEGNICSKIASGVTTLSALFTASGAGLGCGSCKSEVKAILERELEKQATPALV; translated from the coding sequence ATGGCAGGAGCAGTTAAAACCACCTGTTGCTATTGCGGCATAGGCTGCGGCATCGTGGTGCAGGAAGACCGCAATGGTCAGTTGAAAGTGGAAGGGGATAAGGACTACCCCGTGAATAAAGGCATGCTCTGTTCCAAGGGCATGAACCTGCACTACACCGTGATGGACAGCAGTGACCGTCTCCTGTATCCTGAAATGCGTGCCAACAGATACCAGCCACGGAAGCGGGTTTCCTGGGACGATGCCCTGGCCCGTACCGCCGCCGTATTCAAGACGCTCATTGATAAATACGGCCCGGACTCCGTGGCTTTTTACGCCTCCGGCCAATGTCTTACAGAGGAATATTACGTGGTCAATAAACTCATCAAAGGGTTCATTGGCAGCAACAATATCGATACCAATTCAAGGCTCTGCATGAGCAGTGCAGTAACCGGGTATAAAATGTCGCTGGGAGAAGATGCGGTACCAGTGTGCTATGATGATATAGAACTGGCAGACTGCATCCTGGTGGCGGGTGCCAACCCGGCCTGGTGCCATCCCATTCTGTGGAGAAGGGTGGAAGCCGCAAAGGCTGCCAACCCGCAACTACAGCTCATTGTGAGCGATCCGCGCATTACGCAGAGTAGTGCCCTGGCCGATGTGCACCTGCAGGTGATGCCGGGCACAGATATCGTGCTGCACCATGCCATAGGCCGCGTGCTGATAGAACAAGGAAAGGCGGATCACGATTTTATAAAACAACATACCAGCGGTTTTGCCGCCTACCGGGAAACGGTGATGCAACGCAGCATTGAAGAAGCAGCGGAGATCTGCGGCGTACCGGCAGCCCTCATCATTAAAGCGGCGGGCATGATAGGCCGGGCCCGTGGTTTTCTCAGCATGTGGACCATGGGGCTGAACCAGAGTGTGAAAGGCGTTCATAAAAATCTCAGCTTGATCAACCTGCACCTGATCACCGGTCAAATCGGAAAACCAGGCGCCGGCCCGCTTTCCCTCACCGGGCAGCCCAATGCCATGGGCGGGCGGGAAGTGGGCGGGCTGTCTAATTTATTGCCGGCCCACCGCAGCCTGGAGAATCCTGCCCACCGCAAAGTAGTGCAGGATTTCTGGGGGGGTGGTGCCATACCGGAAAAGCCCGGGCTTACTGCCACGGAGATGTTTGAAGCCCTGGAAAGCGGCCAGCTCAAAGCCATCTGGATCATGTGTACCAACCCGCTGGTAAGCCTGCCGGATGCAAAGCGCGCAGAAGCTGCGCTGCGCAATGCAAAGTTTGTAGTAGTGCAGGAGATCTCCCATAAGCCGGAAACGCTGGCCTATGCAGACGTAATACTGCCCGCGGCGGGGTGGATAGAAAAAGAAGGTACGATGACCAACGCGGAACGCCGCATCAGTTACCTGGATAAGCTGCGGCCCGCACCGGGAGAGGCTTTGCCGGATGCAGAGATCATTTGCAGGTTTGCGCAAAAGATGGGTTATCCCGGGTTTGATTATGCCTCACCGGCGGAGATCTATGCAGAGCACTGCCAGCTTACCAAGGGTACTAACATTGACATCAGCGGGTTAAGTTATGAAGTGCTGAAGGCACAACGCTCCGTGCAATGGCCTTACACCGGTAGCAGTACCCAGCGGCTTTTTACAGACCACCGTTTTTATACGCCTTCCACGAAGGCCGTCATCCACAGCTTCCCGGATGAAAATGAATCAGAGGCGCTTTCACCGGATTTCCCGTTGATCCTTACTACCGGCCGCATCCGCGACCAGTGGCATACGATGAGCAAGACCGGCAAGGTGGGTAAACTGAAACAGCATATCCCCAACGCTTTCCTGGAGATCCACCCGGACGATGCGGCGGCCCGCAACATAGCGCAGGACGACCTGGTGGTGATCGAGAACAAGCGGGGCAGCGTGCGGGTAAAAGCACAACTGACCAGCAACATCAAAAAGGGGGTAGTGTTCCTGCCCATGCACTGGGGCAAAATATTGAACAGTGACCTGCAAAGGGCCAACAACCTCACATCCAACCTGGTGGACCCGCTTTCCAAACAGCCGGATTTCAAATACAGTGCAGTGGCGGTGAGCCGCTATGAGAAGCCCTTCCAGCGCATCCTGATCATTGGCGCCGGCGCCGCGGCACATGGATTTGTGCACAGTTACCGTGCCCGGAACAAGCAGGACGAGATCATCATTTTCAGCAAAGAGAATTTTCCTTTCTACAACCGCGTGATGCTGCCAGACTATATCAGCGGCACCCAGCGCTGGGAGCAGATCGTGAAAATGACAGAAGAGGAGGAAGGGGATATGCATGTGAAGTTGAAGAAAGGCGTAAGCATCACCCACATAGACCGTGAACAGCAGACCATTACAGACGACCAGGGTGTAGTGCATCCGTACGATGTACTGCTGCTGGGTATGGGCAGCCGGCCGGCCATGCTTAAAGACACGCCCCCGCTGAAAGGTATTTTTACCATGCGCACCCGCATAGATGCAGACCGGTTCAGGCAACACGTGGACCCTGCAAAAGGCCGGGTGCTCATCATAGGCGGTGGCCTGCTGGGCATAGAGCTGGCGGCTTCCCTGCGTGAAGTGGGGGTGCAGGCTACCGTGCTGCAACGCAGCTCTAAACTGATGGACCGGCAACTGGACCTGCTGGGCAGCCAGCTGCTGCACGAAGCGCTTACTGACCGCGGGGTAGAAGTGATCTTTAACGATGAAGTGGCCTTGTACCAGGGTGCTGCGGCGGTGGAATCTGTACGGCTTAAAAGCGGGCGCCTGCTGGAATGCCAGGCCGTGGTAATGTCCATCGGCACCGTGCCAAACATAGAACTGGCGCAGGCTGCAGGGCTTACATGCAAACGGGGCGTGGTGGTAAATGATTACCTCCAGACGTCTGATCCGAATGTGTATGCCATGGGAGAGATCGCGGAATTTAAGGGTAGCCTGTATGGTATCACTGCCGCGGCAGAGCAGCAGGCCGACGTGATAGCCCGTTACCTGGCAGGAGATGTGTCGGCAGTGTACAACGGCACGGTAGGTATGAATATTTTGAAGATACACGGCTTTGACCTTTGTTCCCTGGGCGTGATAGAACCGCCTAAGGACGCGGGTTACGAGGAAGTGATCTTCACAGACCGCTCGCAGCAGTATTATAAAAAATGCATTGTGTTCCAGGACAAACTGGTGGGCGCTATCCTTATTGGCGATAAATCAGAGTTCCAGGAGTTTAAGGATTTGATACAACAACAAACAGAATTATCAGAAAAGCGGCTTTCCCTGTTGCGCTCCGGCAAGAAAACAGAACCGGTGCAGGGAAAGCTGGTATGTTCCTGTGGGAATGTGGGCGAAGGCAATATCTGTAGTAAGATCGCATCGGGGGTTACGACATTATCTGCCCTCTTTACTGCGTCCGGCGCGGGCCTGGGCTGTGGCAGCTGCAAGTCGGAAGTGAAGGCCATCCTGGAGCGGGAGCTGGAAAAGCAGGCTACGCCGGCATTGGTATAA
- a CDS encoding rubredoxin — translation MRKGIPVTINFTGGIVSPGMLLRVLELAAAAQVKEVRFSLRQQMQLQVPEKHFKNFQQGCNAQHVSFQQGRKPLPNITSTYPAAGIMLADSWLTEGAYKDIFDTFQFTPRLKINLCDRDQTFVPYFTSHINWIASAHTHYWHLALRFPETATVYHWPELVYSSDVAPVSQVLEDFMLKGFMEISALREAVKWVSPYIGRAITTPLTLPAFQLPYYEGFNKQKDQQYWLGIYRRDETFPVSFLKDCCNACRETNVGELYLTTWKSLVVRNIAPAHRPLWDYILGKHRVNVRHAANELNWIVEDEDDLVIKRAIIRHFDREDVRTYGLCFNVRLKRSTALFGSVIIRLRGSHATSRLRSMDRFDIYYAKDFNPNASEWLLYREQVMKEHLGVYLVSLCKEFYDHISRQDVLQQYQVANAAPVVEEVAPPALHQCGACLTVYDPAVGDPGAQVPAGTAFEALPADYVCNLCEEPVTGFVPLQGR, via the coding sequence ATGAGAAAAGGCATTCCTGTTACGATCAATTTTACCGGCGGCATCGTGTCACCGGGTATGTTGCTGCGCGTGCTGGAACTGGCAGCGGCCGCGCAGGTAAAGGAAGTGCGTTTCAGCCTGCGCCAGCAAATGCAGCTGCAGGTGCCGGAGAAACATTTCAAAAATTTCCAGCAGGGCTGCAATGCACAGCACGTATCCTTTCAGCAGGGGCGGAAGCCATTGCCCAACATCACTTCCACCTATCCCGCGGCCGGCATTATGCTGGCGGACAGCTGGCTTACGGAAGGGGCTTACAAGGATATTTTCGATACGTTCCAGTTCACGCCCCGGTTGAAGATCAACCTGTGCGACCGGGACCAGACTTTTGTGCCTTATTTTACCAGTCATATTAACTGGATCGCATCTGCCCACACCCATTACTGGCACCTGGCATTGCGCTTCCCGGAAACGGCTACGGTATACCACTGGCCGGAGCTGGTGTACAGCAGCGATGTGGCGCCGGTATCGCAGGTGCTGGAAGACTTTATGCTAAAGGGTTTCATGGAGATCAGCGCATTGCGCGAAGCCGTAAAATGGGTATCACCTTACATCGGGCGGGCCATTACTACGCCGCTTACCTTGCCGGCTTTCCAGTTGCCCTACTATGAAGGATTCAATAAGCAAAAAGACCAGCAATACTGGCTGGGCATTTACCGCCGCGATGAAACGTTTCCCGTCAGCTTTTTGAAGGATTGCTGCAATGCCTGCCGGGAAACAAACGTGGGTGAATTGTATCTCACCACCTGGAAATCGCTGGTGGTACGTAACATAGCGCCGGCCCACCGCCCGCTCTGGGACTACATCCTGGGCAAGCACCGGGTGAATGTGCGGCATGCCGCCAATGAGCTGAACTGGATCGTGGAAGATGAAGATGACCTGGTGATCAAGCGGGCCATCATCCGGCATTTTGACCGGGAAGATGTGCGCACCTACGGGCTTTGTTTCAATGTGCGGCTGAAGCGGAGCACCGCCCTGTTTGGCTCCGTGATCATCCGCCTGCGCGGCAGCCATGCCACGTCGCGCCTGCGCTCCATGGACCGGTTTGATATTTATTATGCAAAGGATTTTAATCCCAATGCCAGTGAATGGCTGCTGTACCGGGAGCAGGTCATGAAAGAGCACCTGGGGGTGTACCTGGTATCGCTCTGCAAGGAATTTTATGACCATATCAGCCGCCAGGATGTGCTGCAGCAATACCAGGTGGCCAATGCGGCGCCCGTGGTGGAGGAGGTGGCGCCGCCTGCATTGCACCAGTGCGGGGCTTGCCTTACCGTGTATGATCCCGCAGTAGGAGATCCGGGTGCGCAGGTGCCGGCCGGCACTGCATTTGAAGCCCTGCCCGCAGATTATGTATGCAACCTTTGCGAGGAGCCGGTAACGGGGTTTGTGCCATTGCAAGGACGATGA